A genomic window from Candidatus Bathyarchaeota archaeon includes:
- a CDS encoding rubrerythrin family protein, translating to MRKMSEENLKEAFAGESQAHMRYLIFAKKAEEEGFSNVARLFRAISYAEQVHAINHYQVLGMIRSSPDNLQVAIDGETYEVNEMYPAFNAVAKLQEEKGAQRTTDWALQAEKVHVDMYQKAKEAVKSIKDIELGPVYICDMCGYTVEGEAPSRCPICGASKERFIKF from the coding sequence ATGAGGAAAATGAGTGAAGAGAACTTGAAAGAAGCCTTCGCCGGCGAAAGCCAAGCCCACATGCGATATCTGATTTTCGCTAAGAAGGCAGAAGAGGAAGGCTTTTCGAATGTCGCTCGACTTTTTAGAGCCATATCGTATGCGGAACAAGTGCACGCCATAAATCACTATCAAGTTTTAGGCATGATTCGTAGCTCACCCGACAACTTGCAAGTTGCCATAGATGGCGAAACATATGAAGTGAATGAAATGTATCCCGCATTTAATGCTGTTGCCAAGCTTCAAGAGGAAAAAGGCGCTCAAAGAACAACTGATTGGGCGCTTCAAGCGGAAAAAGTTCACGTAGACATGTATCAGAAGGCAAAAGAGGCGGTTAAAAGCATTAAAGACATCGAACTAGGTCCAGTTTACATTTGCGATATGTGTGGATATACGGTGGAAGGCGAAGCGCCAAGCCGATGCCCAATATGCGGCGCATCAAAAGAAAGGTTCATAAAGTTCTAG
- a CDS encoding type II toxin-antitoxin system VapC family toxin, whose translation MAYYVDTNIFLNIVYKEPRVYEKSRKFLEESHAGNITAITSSVTLLELKLDLAESGYPEIAEKAVSLIEDVKNLEIVPLDKTMTKLAADHVLKDKLTIHDAYHLSTAICQRAETFITRDEELAKKIIKYITVKIPEEVPQQH comes from the coding sequence ATGGCGTATTACGTGGACACAAACATCTTCCTAAACATAGTTTACAAGGAACCAAGAGTTTACGAAAAATCTAGAAAATTCCTAGAAGAAAGCCACGCTGGAAACATCACAGCCATCACATCCTCGGTAACACTCTTGGAACTAAAACTAGACCTAGCTGAAAGCGGCTACCCAGAAATAGCTGAAAAAGCCGTATCGTTAATCGAAGACGTAAAAAACCTAGAGATAGTACCACTCGACAAAACAATGACCAAACTAGCCGCAGACCACGTTCTAAAAGATAAACTGACAATTCACGATGCATACCACCTATCAACAGCCATCTGCCAAAGAGCTGAAACCTTCATAACCCGAGACGAAGAGCTAGCCAAAAAAATAATTAAATACATAACTGTAAAAATCCCAGAAGAAGTTCCACAACAACACTAA
- a CDS encoding AbrB/MazE/SpoVT family DNA-binding domain-containing protein: MGKKGVTVIPKKIREAVGISEGSRVKAQVLPYGVLLKPITEKPVDELANLPIPPREEVLSDKTVRELREKIDKEVRKGD; the protein is encoded by the coding sequence GTGGGGAAGAAAGGGGTGACTGTAATTCCGAAGAAAATCAGGGAAGCTGTAGGAATTTCGGAGGGAAGCAGAGTGAAAGCCCAAGTCCTTCCCTATGGAGTTTTGCTGAAACCTATAACTGAGAAGCCAGTTGATGAATTAGCTAACCTCCCTATACCACCAAGGGAGGAGGTTTTAAGCGACAAAACTGTACGGGAGCTACGGGAGAAAATAGACAAGGAAGTTAGAAAGGGAGATTAG
- a CDS encoding zinc-ribbon domain-containing protein: MTSSFRYYLFVTPLCNPCQVPSLAPSAQPIPKVCPKCNLENLPIAKFCRKCGAKLE, encoded by the coding sequence ATCACGTCGTCATTCCGATATTACCTTTTTGTCACTCCTTTATGTAATCCATGCCAAGTTCCGTCACTGGCGCCTTCTGCGCAGCCAATTCCAAAAGTTTGTCCAAAATGTAACTTAGAGAATCTACCAATTGCCAAATTCTGCCGGAAATGTGGAGCAAAACTGGAGTAG
- a CDS encoding zinc ribbon domain-containing protein → MWSKTGVEVGIAISAQTFSVVKRHTRFLLPIIGIVLLLAGIILIVYSQQAVVIPSQTSAERAETLYDGTLTVEADDYKTMSFVIPANRTVEGSFLVGKGTKELKAFYVIDKHNYEDHWVGGRGTIEYIVYVERPTKYSFSFKTNASDKYYFIFSNRHFYSDKDVKFILSTHWTETQVQYQTQHNYIPFYGGIAFAAIGFILTVVGCAMFLRGRFRLATKKCPKCGAENPRDSEFCQSCGAKFEKPRFPRKLLWIILPIIGILVVAGAAYAYEESQIATRMKMVRELLPPTFETVKIPNTDLDAFFYVNPGETFRYTLSFSPTSFRIEVVDIALWIVPSDGSEVLGLSIGFTSASMASRIAKYIPDEEGVWKKAIGSNLFLIYGKGPGASTLKDYIQRGDLVEFKSRYPQIYKTMAQLPSTVTDKPIAVGFMEPTQNLENYLVTLAEDQSVKDYVNYLKTAKIEHAVICVYLQKDIKLAEFSWSAVSKLSIIVIAKSGYPGFALQTFLSAGILKAFTKTEVDGKSAYYTEINEMQIFLGSKGLFEGYIIVAISQDKMKAENLLKSTLI, encoded by the coding sequence ATGTGGAGCAAAACTGGAGTAGAGGTGGGAATAGCTATTTCAGCTCAAACCTTTAGTGTAGTTAAAAGACATACACGCTTTTTGCTACCTATTATAGGCATAGTTCTTTTGCTTGCTGGTATAATCCTGATTGTGTATAGTCAGCAAGCCGTCGTAATACCATCGCAAACGTCCGCGGAGAGGGCTGAGACTCTTTATGATGGTACGCTGACAGTTGAAGCGGATGATTATAAAACAATGTCTTTTGTAATTCCTGCTAATCGAACCGTCGAAGGAAGCTTTTTAGTGGGTAAGGGAACTAAGGAGTTGAAAGCTTTCTATGTAATTGATAAGCATAATTACGAGGACCATTGGGTTGGCGGACGGGGAACCATTGAATATATCGTCTACGTGGAGAGACCGACAAAATATTCCTTCTCATTTAAAACGAATGCCTCGGATAAGTACTATTTCATTTTCAGTAATCGCCATTTCTACAGTGATAAGGATGTTAAGTTCATATTGAGTACGCATTGGACAGAAACTCAAGTCCAATACCAAACACAACACAATTACATTCCATTCTATGGGGGAATCGCCTTTGCGGCTATTGGTTTTATTTTAACTGTTGTTGGATGCGCCATGTTTTTAAGAGGTAGGTTTAGATTAGCGACAAAAAAATGCCCAAAATGTGGCGCGGAAAATCCTAGAGACTCTGAATTTTGTCAATCATGCGGGGCGAAGTTTGAGAAGCCTAGGTTTCCTAGAAAGTTGCTGTGGATTATACTACCCATAATAGGGATATTAGTGGTGGCTGGAGCAGCATATGCCTATGAAGAAAGCCAAATCGCCACCCGAATGAAGATGGTACGAGAGCTACTTCCGCCAACCTTTGAGACTGTAAAAATACCTAACACCGATCTCGATGCATTCTTTTATGTTAATCCGGGTGAAACCTTCCGCTATACGCTATCTTTTTCACCTACTAGCTTTCGAATTGAGGTGGTAGATATAGCGTTATGGATAGTTCCTAGCGATGGAAGCGAGGTATTAGGTTTAAGCATTGGGTTTACCTCGGCGTCGATGGCTAGCCGCATTGCAAAATACATTCCCGATGAGGAAGGCGTTTGGAAGAAAGCCATCGGCAGTAATCTCTTCTTGATTTATGGTAAGGGTCCAGGGGCATCAACGTTAAAAGACTATATTCAACGTGGCGACTTAGTCGAGTTCAAATCTCGCTATCCTCAAATTTATAAAACGATGGCTCAGCTGCCCAGCACAGTAACAGATAAGCCAATAGCAGTAGGCTTTATGGAACCGACTCAAAACCTGGAAAACTACTTAGTAACTTTAGCAGAGGATCAGTCAGTTAAAGACTACGTGAACTATCTTAAAACGGCAAAAATCGAACATGCAGTCATTTGCGTCTATTTGCAAAAAGATATTAAACTAGCCGAGTTTTCATGGAGCGCGGTCTCGAAATTAAGTATAATTGTTATAGCAAAATCAGGTTACCCAGGTTTTGCCCTCCAAACCTTCCTATCAGCGGGCATCCTGAAAGCCTTTACAAAAACGGAAGTTGACGGAAAAAGTGCATATTACACAGAAATAAATGAAATGCAGATCTTCCTTGGCTCTAAAGGTCTTTTCGAAGGATATATTATAGTTGCAATTTCGCAAGACAAGATGAAGGCTGAGAACCTATTAAAATCTACCCTAATCTAA